The window AAATCAAGAAATCCGTTTTCAACTTTTGCAACCAAATCTTCTGCGCCTACATAATCGGCTCCTGCCTCTTCGGCTTCCTTAATTTTGTCTCCCTTGGCAAATACTAAAACTCTAACGCTTTTGCCGGTTCCATGTGGAAGTGTGACCGTACCTCTCACCTGCTGATCGGCATGTCTCGGGTCAACGCCAAGACGGATAGCGACTTCTATAGTTTCATCAAAATTTGCTACTGCTGTCTTTTCTAATAACTCAAATGCTTCTCTTACATCATACACTTTTGTTCTATCCACTAATTTTAATGCTTCTAGATATTTTTTGCCATGTTTAGCCATTTAGCGTACCTCCTTGTGGTAATATCGGAAAAATCCTCCCACTAGAAAATTTATTCGACTGTAATGCCCATACTGCGGGCAGTTCCCTCTACCATCCTCATTGCAGCTTCGATGCTGTTAGCGTTAAGATCGACCATTTTTAACTGGGCTATTTCTTGAACATCTTTCTTGCTGACTTTTCCTACTTTGACTCGATTGGGCTCTCCAGAGCCTTTTTCCACTCCTGCAGCCTTTTTAAGCAGCACAGAGGCCGGGGGAGTCTTTAAAACAAAAGTAAATGATCTGTCCTGATATACTGAAAGTTCCACAGGTATAATCAAACCGGCTTGGTTTGCTGTTTTTTCGTTAAATTCTTTACAGAAATTCATTATATTTATACCGGTAGGACCAAGTGCCGGGCCTACTGGTGGGGCTGGCGTTGCTTTACCTGCAGGAATCTGAAGTTTAACTACGGATACTACTTTTTTTGCCATTGGCACACCTCCTCTAACACAACTGTTATAGTTTTTCTATTTGATCAAAACCTAATTCTATAGGTGTTTCTCTGCCAAACATAGATATGAGCACTTTTACTTTTTGCTTTTCGGGATTTATCTCTATAACGTTTCCAACAAAGTTCTCAAATGGCCCGGACGAGACCTTAACGCTCTGATTTATGGCAATATCAATTTTATGCTTCGGCTCTTCAATACCCATTTGCTTTAGAATCTGTTTAACTTCAGACTCGTTAAGGGGAATAGGTTTGCTTCCTGCTCCTACAAATCCCGTAACTCCCGGTGTGTTGCGGACGACATACCAGGAATCATCTGTTACAATCATTTCGACCAGGACATATCCTGGAAAAATTTTGCGCTGTGTAGTTTTTCGCTTTCCGTTTTTAATTTCTATTTCGTCCTCCATAGGAACAAGAATCCGAAAAATCTTATCCTGCATACCCATGGATTCAACACGCTTTTCCAGGTTAGTTTTTACTTTATTTTCGTAACCTGAATAAGTATGAATAACGTACCAATTTTTTGACATGCTGCCGGGCTGTGCCCAACCTCCTTCAATTATCGGAGAATAAGTGATAATAATCTATAAAATATATTGTCTGATATCCACAAAAAACCGCTTACGATA is drawn from Tepidanaerobacter syntrophicus and contains these coding sequences:
- the rplK gene encoding 50S ribosomal protein L11 → MAKKVVSVVKLQIPAGKATPAPPVGPALGPTGINIMNFCKEFNEKTANQAGLIIPVELSVYQDRSFTFVLKTPPASVLLKKAAGVEKGSGEPNRVKVGKVSKKDVQEIAQLKMVDLNANSIEAAMRMVEGTARSMGITVE
- the nusG gene encoding transcription termination/antitermination protein NusG, with product MSKNWYVIHTYSGYENKVKTNLEKRVESMGMQDKIFRILVPMEDEIEIKNGKRKTTQRKIFPGYVLVEMIVTDDSWYVVRNTPGVTGFVGAGSKPIPLNESEVKQILKQMGIEEPKHKIDIAINQSVKVSSGPFENFVGNVIEINPEKQKVKVLISMFGRETPIELGFDQIEKL